A region of the Arenibacter antarcticus genome:
ATTAGATTACAACCTAAAGCTATCAGGCTTTCTACATACCATAAAAATGGGTGATAGTGCCATATGTGAAACTTATAACAACTAGGGCTCCATGTAGAATATATCCAATACCTTTGCAGATAAAATGAAGATGAATGGATTTATCAAAAGTAAGAATGGTGGTGACAGACATGGATGGCACCTTATTAAATACTAACCATGAAGTAAGCTCTAAATTCTTTACCCTGTTCCAACAATTAAAGGAGAAAGACATAATATTTGTAGCAGCCAGCGGACGCCAATACAATAGTATTGTAGAAAAATTGGATGCCATTAAGGATGATATCATTGTGGTAGCAGAAAATGGCGCTTATATCAGGAAACAGCAGAAGGAAATGCTTGCTACTCCCTTGGAGAATGGAACAATTAAAGAGGTTTTGGATATATTGAAAGATACCTCCGGGATCCATACTGTCCTTTGTGGTAAGGAAAACGCCTATATAGACGGTGAATCTGAATTGTTTCGGACTAAATTAAAGGAGTATTATAGCGAATTCAGCATCATAGATGACCTGTCTACCTTTAAAGGTGAGATTCTAAAGATTGCCCTCTATCATTCTGTAAACTCAGAGAAGCATATATACCCCTTAGTAAAACATTTAGAGAGTAAACTAAAAGTTAAAGTATCTGGAGAAAATTGGTTAGATCTTTCCAATATGAATGCCCATAAAGGATATGCCCTGGAACAATTGCAGCGGAAATATGGGATAAGTAAAGAAGAAACCATGGTTTTTGGCGATTATAACAATGATCTAGAAATGTTGACAATGGGACATTTTAGTTTTGCAATGGCCAATGCTCATCCCAACGTGATTGAAACTGCTAATTTTATGACCAGCAGCAACGACGATTTTGGGGTAGAACGAGTATTGGAACAGCTAGTTTTAAGTAAAACCAAAAACGCCTCCTACACCAATACGCCGTAGGGCAAATTTTCATCAATACGAAATCATCAGAAATTACCTATCCCCGAAGCAATGCTTTCGGGGATTTTTTTTATAAATCAACACTTTCAAATGACAAAAGCTAATTCTGGGAAGGGAATTTGTGAATGCCCTACCGTACATTAACCTACCGAGCATAAGAATCTCCGACTACAGGTCATCAAGTACTGTAGTTCGTTCTAGATATTCCTAGGTATTTATTATCTTAGTAACTAGCAACTCTGTTGTATCTTACAGATTTCGCGAGCAGAATTACTCATAATCAGGATCAATGGCAGCTTTACCTTAGGGAATTAAAGCTGCTTCCTATAGTCAATACCCCTTGGTAAAGCCCATGAGGCATCAGAGGGAAACTACCTATAAAATCTCGACGTAAGAGTAGGAGGTTGAACTCTCACTTAGTGAGTAAAGCACAAGGGTTATACCCTTATTATCAAAATATTTCGGACAAGGTAGCTGAATCCATAATTTTTAAATGGGCCCATATGAAGAGCTTAAAAGTAATAACAAACCCTGAGGTAGCGTTAATTTTCAACACCTATCCCGATGCGGTACGAAAAAAGCTAATGAATTTAAGAAATTTGGTCTTAGAGTCAGCCAACAACATTGAAGAAATAACGGCTTTGGAAGAAACCTTAAAGTGGGGAGAACCAAGCTATCTAACAAAAAATGGCAGCACTATTAGAATAGATTGGAAGCAACATAAACCAGAGGAATATGCCATGTACTTCAACTGTTCTAGCAGATTGGTGCCAACCTTCAAATTGGTTTTCAAAGACCTATTTACTTTCGAAGGAAATAGGGCCATTATTTTTAAAATGGAAGATACTATACCACAAGAAGCATTAAAAACCTGCATTTCTACAGCCTTAACCTATCATAAGGTGAAACAATTACCCGTATTGGGATTATAAAGAAATGGGGACTTATTGGATTTTAAGTAGGAGGTGAAGTTTAGTTCCATACAGGATCGGAATAGCACCAAATATTTAGCAACTAAAAACACACTTACTTCAACTCTAAATACTCAATCCGATCACAGTATATAGCCTAGAATCTTCTTATTAGGTTTTTTGATTTTTTTTCTTTGCGGCCGGGAACAGTACATTGTTTAAGATAAGTCGGTATCCTGGTGATGAAGGGTGCAATTCCAGTTCCGTTTTTGGATCTCCTACCTTATGCTGGTAATCTTCAGGGTCGTGCCCCCCATAAAATGTAAAGAAGCCCTTCCCTTTAATCCCGTGAATATAACGCGCCTCCCCATTAATTTTATTTTCCCCCAATACCAACACTGTTGGTTTGATCTCATTTCTGGTAAATGCTGTGGTCTGTCCCATAAACCCCTTGACTAATGAAGTGTGGTTCTGGCACAACATAGTAGGTACTGGGTCCCATTTTGCAGAGAACTCCATCAAAGAAAAATAATCAGATTCCTTAGGAACATTACTTCGTTTCCTAGTCATATCTATGGAACTAAATTCATAAGTCAACGGATTACGCTCCAAGGTGAAATTGGTAAATGCAAAAGTATTACCGTAATCCAAATTGGCCTGATAGTTGGCATCCGAAGGATCTCCATCGAACATTGGCTCACAAATATCGACTCCTTCTGCAGCTAGGGCAATATCAAAACTATCTGTGGCGGAACACATGGCAAACATAAAACCTCCCCCCATTACATATTTTCTAATTTTTTGAGCTACTGCTCCCTTCTGTTCGGAAACCTTATCATATCCTAATTTTTGCGCCATAGACTCCGCATTCAACTTCCCCTCAATATACCATGGGGCAGCCCTATAGGCACCATAAAATTTCCCGTACTGCCCCGTAAAGTCTTCATGATGAAGGTGCAACCAATCATAAAGCACCAGTTGGTCTTGCAACACCTCTTCGTCATACACCTTTTCATAGGGAATTTCCGCATAGGCAAGCACCATTGTAACGGCATCATCCCATGGAGGATTATCCTTGGGCGTATAAACCGCAATTTTAGGTGCCTTCTCCAAAACTACCGCTTCTTGGTTCTGGGAGGGACTACTAATTCCGTCCAATATTTCCCGGGTCTGCGACTCCGACAGTATTTCATAGGAAACGCCCCTTATTTGGCATTCCTTACGAATATTCTCCCCATCGGGTAGCAAAAATGAACCACCTCTATAATTTAGCAACCAGTGCACTTTTTGTTGTTTTGCCAACACCCAATACGTGATTCCATATGCCTTTAAATGGTTTTTTTGACCCTCGGCATCCATTGGAATTAAGATATTGGTCCCGTAAATAGAGCTACACCATAGAAAACAAAAAATTAAAAAAAAAAGGCCACCAAATGAAATCTGGGGCCGAATACTATTTTCCATTACACTATATATTGAAATAATTATAATACCCAATCAATTAGGAAAGGGAACTCTTTTATAAATTAACTTTCAATCCCATTAAAACGGCACATCGTTTTCGTCTTGTATGGAATCGTTGTTCATTGCACTACCGAAAGCCTCATTAGCATTGGGCAATCCTTTGGTTATAAATGGATTATCATCTTCTGCATTCATTTTGGACTGAAATTCGAAGGGAGAATCAAAATCATCCAAGTTATCAAATTTACCTAAATTACCAATAAACTTCAATCTGATATTCTCCAAGCCACCATTCCTGTGTTTTGCAACAATGAATTCCGCCTGACCTGCTGTTGGGGAGCGTTCCTCATCGTCCCACTCATCAATCTTATAATATTCTGGCCTATAGATAAAGGAAACGATATCCGCATCCTGTTCAATAGCTCCAGATTCCCTTAAATCCGAAAGAATAGGACGTTTACTCCCTCCCCTAGTTTCCACTGCTCGAGACAACTGTGATAGCGCTATTACTGGAATACTCAATTCCTTTGCCAGAGCCTTTAAGTTTCGGGAAATGGTAGAAATTTCCTGTTCACGGTTACCCCCTTTTTGGGTGCCTCCTGCTGTCATCAGCTGAAGGTAATCTATAACAATCATCTTTATATCGTGCTGGGAAGCCAATCGTCTTGCCTTTGCCCTAAGGTCAAATATAGAAAGGGAAGGGGTGTCATCTATAAACAATGGAGCAGATTCCAAAGATTTCACCTTCACGTTCAACTGTTCCCATTCGTGTTTTTCCAACCTACCGGTCCTTAATTTTTCTGAAGACAATCCAGTTTCGGAAGATATCAACCTAGTAATCAACTGCACAGAGGACATCTCCAAGGAGAAGAATGCCACTCCAATATTGGAATTAACCGCAATATTTCTAGCCATAGACAAGGTAAGAGCGGTTTTACCCATACCTGGACGTGCTGCAACAATGATCAAATCACTGGGCTGCCAGCCAGAGGTAAGTTTGTCCAATTTATCAAACCCAGAAGGGATTCCACTCAACCCTTCTTTCCCGGCAATTTCCTCTATTCTTTTCTTCGCTTGGATCACCAAGTTCTGGGCCGTTTCGGCAGAACGCTTTAGGTTACCTTGGGTAACATCGTATAATTTGGATTCCGCAGCATCCAAAAGATCAAACACATCGGTAGAATCTTCATATGCCTCTTCAATTATCTCATTGGAGATTTTAATAAGGCTCCGCTGTATAAATTTTTGGAGAATAATACGCGCATGGAATTCAATATGCGCAGATGAAGCCACCTTTTGAGTGAGTTTTATGAGGTAAAAATCCCCACCTGCACTTTCTAGGCGTCCGTCTTTTTTTAGTTGTGAGGAAACGGTTAATAAATCCACCGGTTCGGAGTTCTCAAACAGCTTAAATATCGCCTCATAGATGTATTTATGGGCTTCCTTATAAAATACATCGGGATGTAATATATCAATCACCTCATCGACCCCTTTTTTATCAATCATCATCGCACCCAATACAACCTCCTCTAAATCAACTGCTTGAGGCGGTATTTTTCCCTTCTCAAGGCTAATGATTGTAGATTTGTCGATCCGATGACCAATAACTGGGTTCGTTTTTTCCATGAGTACTAAATTAAGGATTAAGAATTAAATCGCTGTTCGGGATATTAACAATTGCTCAACAATTACCTTGTTGATAAGTTACGGAATTTGTTTATAAGCATAAAAAAACTGGAGAATTACCGCTCCAGTTTTATTTCGGCTACACAAAAAGGGATGCTATTCGTTGAATACACCCATGTTGGCATATTTATCCATTCGATTATCTACCAGTTCTTTTGGTGATAACTTTTTTAATTCCTCGAAATGGGAAGTAATTTTATTTTTTACGATTTCGAAAGTCTTTTCGCGGTTAGAATGCGCTCCACCTACAGGTTCCTTTACAATCTCATCGATCAATTTCATTTTCTTCATGTCGATTGCCGTAAGTTTTAAGGCTTCTGCCGCTTGCTCCTTGTATTCCCAGCTTCTCCACAGAATGGAGGAACAAGATTCCGGAGAAATAACGGAGTACCATGTGTTTTCCAACATCAATACCCTATCCCCTACACCTATTCCCAAGGCACCACCAGAGGCTCCCTCACCTATAATGACAACAATAATCGGCACTTTTAAACGGGTCATTTCCAAAATATTCCTTGCAATGGCCTCCCCTTGTCCCCTTTCTTCGGCTTCTATACCGGGATAGGCACCAGGAGTATCTATTAAACAGACCACTGGAACACCAAATTTCTCCGCCGATTTCATGAGCCTCAAGGCTTTTCTATATCCTTCAGGGTTCGCCATTCCGAAATTACGGAACTGCCTTGTTTTGGTATTATAGCCTTTTTGTTGCCCAACAAACATATACGTTTGATCGCCAATTTTACCAAGACCACCAATCATGGCCTTATCATCCTTTACGTTGCGATCTCCATGCAATTCCAAAAATGTTTCGCCACAGATAGCCCTAATATAATCTAGGGTATATGGCCTATTGGGATGCCTGGATAATTGCACTCGTTGCCAAGCAGTAAGGTTCTTATATATTTCCTTTCGAGTATCAGTCAATTTTTTCTGTATCTGCTTACAGGTTTCCGAAACATCAACTTCACTTTCCTCACCGATTATCATGCACTTATCAAACTGATCTTCGAGCTCCTTAATGGGAAGTTCAAAATCTAAATACTCCATAGGTTTAAAGGTTTAGTTCTTTTCAACATGCAAATATAAAACTTTAAAGGGAAGCTACCTCCTTAGACGTTTTTTTTAATTTGTTTCTATTCTTTAAAATACCGTTAGCCACTACTGTTGCTAGGATAATTAAGGCACCGATATAAAAAAAGGAATTCATTTTCTCACTATCTCCCAAAATCAGGAAGGCTAGAAAAATCCCATATATGGGCTCCATATTGGTCGTCAGCATAACGGTATAGGGACTAATAAACCTCATTACCTTCACCGATGCAATAAAAGCATATGCGGTACAGGCAGAGGCCAGAATAAACATATAAAGCCAATCTGCCGCAGATAATACAAAAAACTCTGGGACAAATCTCCCTCTAAAAGCAAGATATATAGTGAGCAATAACACTCCACTTCCCAATTCGTACAAGGATATAATAGCGGGTTTTTGGGTTTGGGTAAGTTTGCCGTTGATCAAGGTAAAGACCGCAGATAAAAATGCTGAAACCAATGCCAGTACAATACCATAGAGGTAATTAGTCTCTACATTGAACATCACATAAAGCCCTAGCATCACCACCAAACCGAAAACAAGCTCGTACCATATCATCTTACGACCGTACCACATAGGTTCCAACAATGCCGCAAAGAAAGCTCCCGTAGACATAGTAGCTAAGGCAACGGATACATTAGACACCTTTATGGCCATAAAAAAAGTAACCCAGTGTAGAGCAATCACTACCCCTGCAACCAATAATAATAACAAGGTTTTTGGCGGCACTTTTAAGGGGAATTTCCGAAGAAGCACGTATGCCAAGATCAATAAAAGGGCGATACCCATTCTATACCAGACCAATGGAAGGGCGTCTAAGGTGATTAGTTTACCCAAGACAGCTGTAAAGCCCCATATAAAAACAATAAAATGGAGGTGAAAGTAGTTTTTTAGTTTAACGCTTGGCATTTTTCAATAAGTAAAAACCAATAATACCAAACAACACATTGGGGATAATAACCGCCAATAAGGGGGAAAAGCCCGACTGTTCTGCCAAGGTTCCAAATACCTTATCAAAAAAGATATAGATGAATGCTACCCCTATTCCAAAAGCCAAGTTTACTCCCATGCCACCCCGTCTTTTTACGGAGGATACAGCAACCGCAATAATGGTAAGTATAAAGGCCGCAATAGGCAATGACCATCGCTTATATTTCACCAATACATAACTGTTAATATTGGAAGCTCCCTTTCTTTTTTGTGCCTCAATAAATTTGTTTAACTCAAACATATTTTTGGTCTCCGCTATGTAGGAAACGGGGGTTAGATCGTCTATTTTAAAATTAAAAAGGGTATCCAACCTTTTCTTGGTCTCCATTATTTCGGTACCATTGACCAGTTTTCGTTTGGAGTAAGATGTAAGTCTGTACACACTATCCTTTTCCACCCACCTAATATTGGCTGCGGATATCTTAAAATTTAGTGTATTGTCCGGGTTAAAACGCTCCATGGTAAAATTATAACCAATTTGTCTGGCCGGATCAAAAGTACTCACGTAGATATAATCGGTCTCATTTAATTGATTGAAGATATTAGTGGTAACCCGATCCTGTTTCCCCTTTTTTAAATATTCAAATTTAAATTCGTTGTACCCTACACTTGCCGGAGGTACAATAAACATATTCATAAAAAACATGATAAGCGCAATTATGGTAGCCCCTATCATATAAGGTCTTAAGAAGCGACCATAAGAAACCCCGGAACTTAATATAGCCACGATCTCGGTATTGTTAGCTAATTTGGACGTAAAGAAAATTACCGATAAAAAAAGAAAGATAGGGAACAATAAGTTTCCAATAACCAGCGTGAAATTCCAGTAATACATGATAATTTCCGCTAACGGAACTTCATTGTCTATCATCTTTCCAATTTGTTCTGCCAAATTTGCCATTATGCCTATCGGCACAAATAACATTAACATCACAAAAAAGGTTACCAGATAGCGTTTTAATATGTATTTATCTATTATGGTCAGCACCTATAATCTTTTATCCATTTGTTTTACCATCATGGTTTTCCATTCGTAGAAATCTCCTGCTATAATACGCTTTCTTGCTTCACGCACCAACCACATATAAAATCCGAGATTGTGAATAGTAGCAATTTGCTTCCCCAAATATTCGTTTGCAGCAAATAAATGTCTTAGATAGGCTTTGGAGTACTCTCTATCTACAAAAGTAGTACCCATTTCATCCAAGGCAGAAAAATCGTCCTCCCACTTTTTATTTTTTATATTGATGGTGCCATGAGCGGTAAATAGCATCCCGTTCCTTGCATTTCTAGTAGGCATCACACAATCAAACATATCAACACCCAACGCAATATTTTCTAAAATATTGATAGGCGTCCCTACTCCCATAAGATATCTAGGCTTGTCCTCAGGTAAAATATCGCATACAACCTCGGTCATAGCGTACATTTCATCTGCGGGCTCCCCTACAGATAATCCACCTATAGCATTCCCCTCTGCCCCCACTCCGGCGATATACTCAGCAGATTGCCTTCTAAGGTCCTTATAGGTAGAGCCTTGAACGATAGGAAAAAAAGTCTGCTCATAATCATAGGCTAAAGGGGTTTTATCTAGATGTTTTATACATCGATCCAACCACCTATGCGTCATATGCATAGATCTTTTGGCGTAATTATAATCGCAAGGATAAGGTGTACATTCATCAAAGGCCATAATAATATCGGCCCCTATCACCCTTTGGATTTCCATTACGTTCTCTGGGGTAAACACATGGTAGGATCCATCTATATGGGATTTAAACTTAACCCCTTCCTCCTTGATCTTCCTGTTCTCGGATAAGGAATACACTTGGTATCCCCCGCTATCGGTTAATATATTCCGGTCCCAGCCCATAAATTTATGGAGTCCCCCTGCCTGTTGTAAAATATTAGTTTTAGGCCTAAGGTATAAATGGTAGGTATTCCCTAGAATTACATCTGGGTTTATCTCTTCCTTAAGTTCCTTTTGATGAACTCCCTTTACCGATGCAACTGTTCCTACAGGCATAAATATGGGGGTTTCTATTTTACCGTGGTCCGTAATAAGTTCTGCGGCCCTGGCCTTTGTTCTAGTATCTGAGTGCTGTAAAGTGAATTTCAAAAAAAAGTGATTTAAAGCCGCAAATATAGTCAACTCCTTGTCATTAAGTTGCCAACAAAAAAATAAAGTTGGCCTAATCATTGCTAAAGTTAACAAAATATAACAACTCCTACTTGTATACACAAAAGATAGCCACTACTTTTGGGGGAGTTTAAAAAAATAGACAAAAATGCCAAAACTTCAAGAATTACAAGATTTGACCGTTCAGGTACGCAGAGACATATTGAGAATGGTCCACAAGGTTAACTCCGGACATCCAGGAGGTTCATTGGGTTGTACTGAATATATGGTAGCACTATACAATGACATTATGGAGCTTAAGGATGGGTTTGATATGGATGGGGAAGGAGAAGATCTATTCTTTTTATCCAACGGCCATATCTCCCCAGTATTCTATAGTGTTTTAGCAAGAAAAGGATATTTTCCTGTTGATGAATTAAATACATTCAGACTTATCAACTCGCGTTTACAGGGTCACCCAACTACTCATGAAGGGTTACCTGGGGTGCGTATTGCCTCCGGATCTTTAGGTCAAGGTATGTCCGTAGCTTTAGGCGCGGCACAGGCTAAAAAACTAAATAAGGATCCCAAACTAGTGTATACCCTACACGGTGACGGTGAATTACAGGAAGG
Encoded here:
- a CDS encoding HAD family hydrolase, with product MDLSKVRMVVTDMDGTLLNTNHEVSSKFFTLFQQLKEKDIIFVAASGRQYNSIVEKLDAIKDDIIVVAENGAYIRKQQKEMLATPLENGTIKEVLDILKDTSGIHTVLCGKENAYIDGESELFRTKLKEYYSEFSIIDDLSTFKGEILKIALYHSVNSEKHIYPLVKHLESKLKVKVSGENWLDLSNMNAHKGYALEQLQRKYGISKEETMVFGDYNNDLEMLTMGHFSFAMANAHPNVIETANFMTSSNDDFGVERVLEQLVLSKTKNASYTNTP
- a CDS encoding DUF1801 domain-containing protein, coding for MKSLKVITNPEVALIFNTYPDAVRKKLMNLRNLVLESANNIEEITALEETLKWGEPSYLTKNGSTIRIDWKQHKPEEYAMYFNCSSRLVPTFKLVFKDLFTFEGNRAIIFKMEDTIPQEALKTCISTALTYHKVKQLPVLGL
- a CDS encoding asparagine synthetase B, encoding MDAEGQKNHLKAYGITYWVLAKQQKVHWLLNYRGGSFLLPDGENIRKECQIRGVSYEILSESQTREILDGISSPSQNQEAVVLEKAPKIAVYTPKDNPPWDDAVTMVLAYAEIPYEKVYDEEVLQDQLVLYDWLHLHHEDFTGQYGKFYGAYRAAPWYIEGKLNAESMAQKLGYDKVSEQKGAVAQKIRKYVMGGGFMFAMCSATDSFDIALAAEGVDICEPMFDGDPSDANYQANLDYGNTFAFTNFTLERNPLTYEFSSIDMTRKRSNVPKESDYFSLMEFSAKWDPVPTMLCQNHTSLVKGFMGQTTAFTRNEIKPTVLVLGENKINGEARYIHGIKGKGFFTFYGGHDPEDYQHKVGDPKTELELHPSSPGYRLILNNVLFPAAKKKNQKT
- the dnaB gene encoding replicative DNA helicase gives rise to the protein MEKTNPVIGHRIDKSTIISLEKGKIPPQAVDLEEVVLGAMMIDKKGVDEVIDILHPDVFYKEAHKYIYEAIFKLFENSEPVDLLTVSSQLKKDGRLESAGGDFYLIKLTQKVASSAHIEFHARIILQKFIQRSLIKISNEIIEEAYEDSTDVFDLLDAAESKLYDVTQGNLKRSAETAQNLVIQAKKRIEEIAGKEGLSGIPSGFDKLDKLTSGWQPSDLIIVAARPGMGKTALTLSMARNIAVNSNIGVAFFSLEMSSVQLITRLISSETGLSSEKLRTGRLEKHEWEQLNVKVKSLESAPLFIDDTPSLSIFDLRAKARRLASQHDIKMIVIDYLQLMTAGGTQKGGNREQEISTISRNLKALAKELSIPVIALSQLSRAVETRGGSKRPILSDLRESGAIEQDADIVSFIYRPEYYKIDEWDDEERSPTAGQAEFIVAKHRNGGLENIRLKFIGNLGKFDNLDDFDSPFEFQSKMNAEDDNPFITKGLPNANEAFGSAMNNDSIQDENDVPF
- a CDS encoding acetyl-CoA carboxylase carboxyltransferase subunit alpha, which encodes MEYLDFELPIKELEDQFDKCMIIGEESEVDVSETCKQIQKKLTDTRKEIYKNLTAWQRVQLSRHPNRPYTLDYIRAICGETFLELHGDRNVKDDKAMIGGLGKIGDQTYMFVGQQKGYNTKTRQFRNFGMANPEGYRKALRLMKSAEKFGVPVVCLIDTPGAYPGIEAEERGQGEAIARNILEMTRLKVPIIVVIIGEGASGGALGIGVGDRVLMLENTWYSVISPESCSSILWRSWEYKEQAAEALKLTAIDMKKMKLIDEIVKEPVGGAHSNREKTFEIVKNKITSHFEELKKLSPKELVDNRMDKYANMGVFNE
- a CDS encoding DMT family transporter, whose protein sequence is MPSVKLKNYFHLHFIVFIWGFTAVLGKLITLDALPLVWYRMGIALLLILAYVLLRKFPLKVPPKTLLLLLVAGVVIALHWVTFFMAIKVSNVSVALATMSTGAFFAALLEPMWYGRKMIWYELVFGLVVMLGLYVMFNVETNYLYGIVLALVSAFLSAVFTLINGKLTQTQKPAIISLYELGSGVLLLTIYLAFRGRFVPEFFVLSAADWLYMFILASACTAYAFIASVKVMRFISPYTVMLTTNMEPIYGIFLAFLILGDSEKMNSFFYIGALIILATVVANGILKNRNKLKKTSKEVASL
- a CDS encoding LptF/LptG family permease — protein: MTIIDKYILKRYLVTFFVMLMLFVPIGIMANLAEQIGKMIDNEVPLAEIIMYYWNFTLVIGNLLFPIFLFLSVIFFTSKLANNTEIVAILSSGVSYGRFLRPYMIGATIIALIMFFMNMFIVPPASVGYNEFKFEYLKKGKQDRVTTNIFNQLNETDYIYVSTFDPARQIGYNFTMERFNPDNTLNFKISAANIRWVEKDSVYRLTSYSKRKLVNGTEIMETKKRLDTLFNFKIDDLTPVSYIAETKNMFELNKFIEAQKRKGASNINSYVLVKYKRWSLPIAAFILTIIAVAVSSVKRRGGMGVNLAFGIGVAFIYIFFDKVFGTLAEQSGFSPLLAVIIPNVLFGIIGFYLLKNAKR
- the tgt gene encoding tRNA guanosine(34) transglycosylase Tgt, producing MKFTLQHSDTRTKARAAELITDHGKIETPIFMPVGTVASVKGVHQKELKEEINPDVILGNTYHLYLRPKTNILQQAGGLHKFMGWDRNILTDSGGYQVYSLSENRKIKEEGVKFKSHIDGSYHVFTPENVMEIQRVIGADIIMAFDECTPYPCDYNYAKRSMHMTHRWLDRCIKHLDKTPLAYDYEQTFFPIVQGSTYKDLRRQSAEYIAGVGAEGNAIGGLSVGEPADEMYAMTEVVCDILPEDKPRYLMGVGTPINILENIALGVDMFDCVMPTRNARNGMLFTAHGTINIKNKKWEDDFSALDEMGTTFVDREYSKAYLRHLFAANEYLGKQIATIHNLGFYMWLVREARKRIIAGDFYEWKTMMVKQMDKRL
- a CDS encoding transketolase gives rise to the protein MPKLQELQDLTVQVRRDILRMVHKVNSGHPGGSLGCTEYMVALYNDIMELKDGFDMDGEGEDLFFLSNGHISPVFYSVLARKGYFPVDELNTFRLINSRLQGHPTTHEGLPGVRIASGSLGQGMSVALGAAQAKKLNKDPKLVYTLHGDGELQEGQNWEAIMYAAGKKVDNLISTIDYNGQQIDGATEDVLPMGDLRKKFEAFGWDVVDIEEGNNLEAVIKGMKEAKSRTGKGKPVCVLLHTVMGHGVDFMMYTHAWHGKAPNDEQLENALSQNPVTLGDY